One region of Bdellovibrio bacteriovorus genomic DNA includes:
- a CDS encoding outer membrane beta-barrel protein produces the protein MELLRQLVVFNVFFLVFSSYALAEWSSRNRLEVGMTDNALRTDSEKEGDFFFLAGTSNKFYSVPGHILGLRLQYQDYNKEDTNDLLSFGVSDELDCFGKRTCEFELKGQEYVHGEPGTTDSSFNNYAFAATVSQSKDLRQSLTLDLSAGYEARSFSSLSRFDNSIFGSATLGYDLTSQAYIEGYGEAGVVLSSASEYSAFYIDMSILSEYTLNRFWSFSAELGLKQTSFLSRDLTTETQVTRKNGRVVSQVDTSKETYSALYLSGEAMRRFSINSSGSIVVRSYQQRSRSGYQDYKENEILAKWLITF, from the coding sequence ATGGAACTATTACGACAGCTTGTTGTCTTCAATGTTTTCTTCCTGGTTTTTTCTTCTTATGCGCTAGCAGAGTGGAGTTCAAGAAACAGATTGGAAGTCGGGATGACGGACAACGCACTTCGAACGGATTCGGAAAAAGAGGGCGATTTTTTCTTCTTGGCGGGAACGTCGAATAAATTTTATTCAGTCCCCGGCCATATACTCGGCCTACGCCTTCAATATCAAGACTATAACAAAGAGGACACCAATGATTTGCTTTCATTTGGTGTATCAGATGAGCTTGATTGTTTTGGTAAAAGAACCTGCGAATTTGAATTGAAAGGTCAAGAATACGTTCACGGAGAACCGGGAACAACGGACTCTTCTTTCAATAACTATGCATTCGCTGCAACTGTGTCCCAAAGCAAAGACCTCCGTCAAAGTCTGACGTTGGATTTAAGTGCCGGATATGAAGCGCGCAGCTTTTCTTCACTAAGTCGTTTTGATAATTCGATCTTCGGCAGTGCGACTTTGGGTTACGACCTTACTTCGCAAGCCTATATCGAGGGTTATGGTGAAGCGGGCGTGGTTCTTTCTTCCGCGAGCGAATACAGCGCGTTTTATATCGATATGTCCATCTTGTCGGAGTATACGCTGAACAGGTTCTGGAGTTTCAGTGCGGAACTGGGACTAAAACAAACTAGCTTTTTAAGTCGTGACTTAACGACTGAAACCCAAGTCACCCGCAAAAACGGTAGAGTGGTCAGTCAGGTGGATACTTCAAAAGAAACTTACAGCGCACTGTATCTATCAGGTGAAGCCATGCGCCGTTTTTCAATCAACTCATCTGGCAGTATTGTGGTGCGTTCTTATCAACAGCGTTCGCGCAGTGGTTATCAAGATTATAAAGAAAACGAAATATTGGCAAAGTGGCTCATCACTTTCTAA
- a CDS encoding phosphoribosyltransferase: MDREDAAHRLSAFLKEKGHPRSPNSVLLALPRGGVPIAHELAQSLDIPYDVLIVRKIGHPENAEYGIGALTEENILWINPEIPPDFRPSQKLVQRIIDDEKAELQRRLQLYRNGKSLKDLKGMTVYLVDDGLATGVTARVAAKYIRDKGAKEIYLVVPAGSTRASKQMRQEITDVLSLIETDDFAFVGQFYESFNQVPDEEVMKLLRSRPKRFS, from the coding sequence ATTGACCGAGAAGATGCCGCCCACCGCCTTTCCGCATTTTTAAAAGAAAAAGGGCATCCCCGCAGCCCCAATTCCGTGCTGTTAGCACTTCCTCGTGGCGGCGTTCCTATTGCTCATGAGCTGGCACAATCATTGGATATTCCCTATGATGTTTTAATCGTAAGAAAAATTGGTCATCCTGAAAATGCCGAATACGGAATCGGCGCCCTGACGGAGGAAAACATTCTTTGGATCAACCCCGAGATTCCTCCTGACTTCAGACCATCGCAAAAATTGGTACAAAGAATTATTGATGATGAAAAGGCGGAACTTCAGCGACGACTGCAATTATATCGGAATGGCAAAAGCCTCAAAGACTTGAAAGGAATGACCGTCTATCTGGTGGATGACGGTCTCGCAACAGGTGTAACTGCTCGGGTCGCCGCAAAATACATTCGGGATAAAGGCGCAAAAGAAATTTATCTGGTGGTTCCCGCGGGTTCAACCAGAGCGTCAAAACAAATGCGCCAAGAAATCACTGACGTGCTCAGCCTTATTGAAACAGACGACTTCGCTTTCGTCGGACAGTTCTACGAGTCCTTTAACCAAGTGCCAGATGAAGAAGTCATGAAACTTCTCCGCTCTCGGCCGAAGAGATTCTCTTAA
- a CDS encoding lysophospholipid acyltransferase family protein, giving the protein MKAITSFTDSVGLFAKTYHYLQKSKHPEASVEDLKLQWAKDMLSRLRIDLEISGKVSEQKSLLFLGNHVSYLDIPLLMSTVRGLSFVAKEEVRSWPVIGSAAKKIETVFVKRESGSSRQLARQSIQNALTRGQRVAIFPSGTTCMHEKKSWRRGAFEIAHEKNLLFQPFRITYLPLRAAAYIDDDFLPTHLFNLFGLERIHAKLEFHDPVRIKDPVVDCEYWQNWTKSFVTARQN; this is encoded by the coding sequence ATGAAAGCCATTACATCATTCACTGATTCTGTGGGACTCTTCGCAAAAACTTATCACTATTTGCAAAAATCAAAACATCCTGAAGCCAGCGTTGAAGATCTTAAACTTCAGTGGGCCAAAGACATGCTTTCTCGCCTGCGCATTGATCTTGAAATTTCCGGGAAAGTTTCAGAGCAGAAATCCCTGCTGTTCCTGGGGAATCACGTGAGTTACTTAGACATTCCGCTTCTTATGAGCACAGTCAGGGGTCTTTCGTTTGTCGCGAAAGAAGAGGTCCGCTCATGGCCCGTTATCGGATCGGCGGCGAAAAAAATTGAAACTGTCTTTGTGAAACGTGAAAGCGGTTCTTCCCGACAGCTCGCAAGGCAGTCTATTCAGAACGCATTGACCCGCGGCCAGCGCGTCGCCATCTTCCCTTCTGGGACCACTTGCATGCATGAAAAGAAATCGTGGCGTCGAGGGGCATTTGAAATCGCGCACGAAAAGAATCTTCTCTTTCAACCTTTTCGTATCACCTACTTACCCTTAAGAGCTGCCGCGTATATTGATGATGACTTTTTGCCTACACACTTATTCAATCTTTTTGGTCTAGAGCGAATTCACGCCAAATTGGAATTCCACGACCCCGTGCGAATTAAAGATCCGGTTGTGGATTGTGAATATTGGCAAAACTGGACGAAGAGCTTCGTCACTGCCCGCCAAAACTAA
- a CDS encoding GNAT family N-acetyltransferase: protein MMALVDQLKQTTQLRWNRVHKFKAKINMNIEVGSYVIKTAETPEELIESFRLRHEVFNQEFRGMTGAGLDFDKFDYYFDHLIIVHKELKKIIGTYRVNCSTFSKESYTALEFELQNFFRENDGPFLELGRACIHKDFRKGSIISLLWRGIAEYMNLSGTKVLFGCSSLKINSPREAALTHKYLVDQGLVSQKYPCKPTKKFTMPDFKNWFEYFDKGLTEEQSAEAQDLIPSLLKSYLKLGAQVACEPAFDEDFDCIDLLTVLRKEDLAQSLASRFSLAK from the coding sequence ATGATGGCATTGGTCGATCAATTAAAGCAGACTACACAGCTTCGTTGGAATCGAGTCCATAAGTTCAAAGCCAAAATCAATATGAATATTGAAGTGGGCTCTTATGTGATTAAAACCGCAGAGACGCCTGAAGAGTTGATTGAAAGCTTTCGTCTTCGTCATGAAGTGTTCAATCAAGAGTTCCGCGGGATGACAGGGGCGGGATTGGATTTTGATAAATTTGATTACTACTTTGACCATTTGATCATCGTTCATAAGGAACTAAAAAAGATCATTGGCACTTATCGTGTGAACTGCTCAACCTTTTCAAAAGAGTCTTACACCGCTTTAGAATTTGAATTGCAAAATTTTTTTAGAGAGAATGATGGTCCCTTCTTAGAGCTGGGGCGCGCCTGCATTCATAAAGACTTTCGCAAAGGCTCTATCATCTCTTTACTGTGGAGAGGAATAGCAGAGTACATGAACTTAAGCGGCACCAAAGTTCTTTTTGGCTGCTCGAGTTTAAAAATCAACTCGCCTCGGGAAGCGGCGTTGACTCATAAGTACCTTGTGGACCAAGGCTTGGTGTCACAAAAATATCCTTGCAAGCCCACGAAGAAATTTACGATGCCGGATTTTAAAAATTGGTTCGAGTACTTCGATAAGGGTTTGACCGAAGAGCAATCAGCAGAAGCTCAAGACCTAATTCCATCTCTTTTGAAATCTTATCTGAAGTTGGGCGCCCAGGTTGCTTGCGAACCCGCTTTTGACGAGGACTTTGATTGCATCGATTTATTGACGGTTTTGCGTAAAGAAGATTTGGCGCAAAGTTTGGCGTCTCGTTTTTCATTAGCGAAATAG
- a CDS encoding arginase, whose amino-acid sequence MKEINFLGLGFEVGQEQNGLKSSHEYFRQYFPFLKKQGFNLVDCGEVLCPEPFGIKLRSADEISAFNWLPYKEAYARIQYLLKQPEVLLNWGGDHSVALATVGAFAFQNPEGYVVWVDAHTDVNLPEYSLSGNLHGMPLSILLNVQGVASSHFPWIQNSLRADRLIYVGVRDLDPFEKEIVRELGITAFTASDVRTQGMSAVSRKVLSKVQGKPLHVSFDIDSLSPEVAPSTGVPVSSGLTLDEVMTLGRTLSQHSSLRSVDVVEVNPFLGSADDVFKTYFAALQFLTSLFHQGEIYDGIGRSIKADYTASLESSP is encoded by the coding sequence ATGAAGGAAATCAATTTTCTGGGCCTCGGCTTTGAAGTCGGCCAAGAGCAAAATGGACTCAAGAGCTCTCACGAATACTTTCGTCAGTACTTTCCTTTCCTGAAAAAGCAGGGATTCAATTTGGTGGATTGTGGAGAAGTCCTGTGCCCCGAACCTTTCGGAATAAAGCTGCGTTCTGCAGACGAAATTTCGGCTTTTAACTGGCTTCCTTATAAAGAAGCCTATGCAAGAATTCAGTATCTTCTGAAACAGCCTGAAGTTCTTTTAAATTGGGGCGGCGATCACAGCGTGGCGTTGGCCACAGTGGGAGCCTTTGCTTTTCAGAATCCAGAGGGGTACGTCGTTTGGGTTGATGCGCATACGGATGTGAATCTTCCTGAATATTCATTAAGCGGGAACTTGCACGGCATGCCTTTGTCCATTTTGTTAAACGTGCAGGGAGTTGCGTCCTCTCATTTTCCGTGGATTCAGAATTCTCTTCGTGCGGACCGCCTTATTTACGTCGGTGTGAGGGATCTAGACCCTTTTGAAAAAGAAATTGTTCGCGAGTTGGGGATCACGGCTTTTACCGCCTCAGATGTTCGCACTCAAGGAATGAGTGCAGTCTCTCGCAAAGTTCTTTCTAAGGTTCAAGGAAAGCCTTTGCACGTAAGTTTTGATATCGACAGCCTTAGCCCCGAAGTCGCTCCTTCAACGGGCGTTCCTGTCTCTTCGGGCCTCACATTAGATGAGGTAATGACACTAGGGCGGACTCTTTCGCAGCATTCGTCTTTACGTTCAGTGGATGTCGTCGAGGTGAACCCCTTTTTGGGAAGTGCTGACGATGTCTTTAAAACCTATTTTGCAGCTCTTCAATTTTTAACGTCCTTGTTTCACCAGGGGGAAATCTATGATGGCATTGGTCGATCAATTAAAGCAGACTACACAGCTTCGTTGGAATCGAGTCCATAA